From a region of the Daphnia magna isolate NIES linkage group LG1, ASM2063170v1.1, whole genome shotgun sequence genome:
- the LOC116921401 gene encoding serine/threonine-protein kinase/endoribonuclease IRE1 isoform X1, giving the protein MADPDPEPYYDKNEVLGRGEHTTVFAGDPGLAVKRIEKERMVERLRDREEAAMRQMDHPNVIKLVDVQETPNFKFWILERCLGTVRDYINGDKMYKDHMPTEVEALMQMASGLAYIHSQNIVHRDIKPDNVLIANNSDPKLKFVLKISDFACSKPMTQDGKHSYTGPRGTRAYHAPEYLRLEDGKMKDEEMKNIREDKSIDIFPLGCLFFTYIVKKGTSIHLFSTPGKPFNLQEKDESDVTENIRNDRKYIEENGIPSEHYAFKMIDGMTKARSEHRCVAVRRPASGFSRTNRMKRGLKLIPYY; this is encoded by the exons ATGGCAGATCCTGATCCCGAAC CCTACTATGACAAAAACGAAGTTCTTGGAAGAGGAGAACACACTACTGTTTTTGCAGGGGATCCAGGTTTGGCCGTCAAGAGAATTGAAAAGGAAAGGATGGTTGAAAGATTGCGAGACAGAGAAGAGGCAGCAATGAGACAAATGGATCATCCAAACGTCATAAAACTTGTTGATGTCCAAGAAACTCCAAATTTCAA GTTTTGGATACTTGAACGATGTTTAGGGACGGTTCGTGACTACATTAACGGTGATAAAATGTACAAGGATCACATGCCAACGGAGGTTGAAGCCTTGATGCAAATGGCAAGCGGATTGGCTTACATCCACTCGCAAAATATTGTCCATCGAGATATCAAGCCAGATAACGTGCTCATTGCCAACAATTCTGATCCAAAACtcaaatttgttttgaaaatttcgGATTTCGCGTGCTCTAAACCCATGACGCAAGACGGAAAACATTCTTATACCGGCCCTAGAGGAACCAGGGCTTATCATGCTCCCGAGTATCTTCGACTAGAGGACGGTAAAATGAAAGAtgaggaaatgaaaaatatcaGAGAGGACAAATCGATCGACATTTTCCCCTTGGGCTGCCTGTTTTTCACTTACATCGTTAAAAAAGGGACTTCCATTCATCTATTTTCGACACCAGGAAAGCCATTTAACTTGCAAGAAAAGGATGAGAGTGACGTCACTGAGAATATCCGGAACGACAGAAAGTATATCGAAGAGAATG GAATACCAAGCGAACACTATGCGTTTAAAATGATTGACGGAATGACTAAAGCTCGTTCTGAACATCGCTGTGTTGCGGTTCGTCGGCCGGCGAGCGGTTTCAGCCGAACAAACCGAATGAAAAGGGGACTTAAACTAATTCCTTATTACTAG
- the LOC116921401 gene encoding serine/threonine-protein kinase/endoribonuclease IRE1 isoform X2, which translates to MADPDPEPYYDKNEVLGRGEHTTVFAGDPGLAVKRIEKERMVERLRDREEAAMRQMDHPNVIKLVDVQETPNFKFWILERCLGTVRDYINGDKMYKDHMPTEVEALMQMASGLAYIHSQNIVHRDIKPDNVLIANNSDPKLKFVLKISDFACSKPMTQDGKHSYTGPRGTRAYHAPEYLRLEDGKMKDEEMKNIREDKSIDIFPLGCLFFTYIVKKGTSIHLFSTPGKPFNLQEKDESDVTENIRNDRKYIEENGIPSEHYAFKMIDGMTKARSEHRWVLNEGKPGKNSVLGTLEMELQRE; encoded by the exons ATGGCAGATCCTGATCCCGAAC CCTACTATGACAAAAACGAAGTTCTTGGAAGAGGAGAACACACTACTGTTTTTGCAGGGGATCCAGGTTTGGCCGTCAAGAGAATTGAAAAGGAAAGGATGGTTGAAAGATTGCGAGACAGAGAAGAGGCAGCAATGAGACAAATGGATCATCCAAACGTCATAAAACTTGTTGATGTCCAAGAAACTCCAAATTTCAA GTTTTGGATACTTGAACGATGTTTAGGGACGGTTCGTGACTACATTAACGGTGATAAAATGTACAAGGATCACATGCCAACGGAGGTTGAAGCCTTGATGCAAATGGCAAGCGGATTGGCTTACATCCACTCGCAAAATATTGTCCATCGAGATATCAAGCCAGATAACGTGCTCATTGCCAACAATTCTGATCCAAAACtcaaatttgttttgaaaatttcgGATTTCGCGTGCTCTAAACCCATGACGCAAGACGGAAAACATTCTTATACCGGCCCTAGAGGAACCAGGGCTTATCATGCTCCCGAGTATCTTCGACTAGAGGACGGTAAAATGAAAGAtgaggaaatgaaaaatatcaGAGAGGACAAATCGATCGACATTTTCCCCTTGGGCTGCCTGTTTTTCACTTACATCGTTAAAAAAGGGACTTCCATTCATCTATTTTCGACACCAGGAAAGCCATTTAACTTGCAAGAAAAGGATGAGAGTGACGTCACTGAGAATATCCGGAACGACAGAAAGTATATCGAAGAGAATG GAATACCAAGCGAACACTATGCGTTTAAAATGATTGACGGAATGACTAAAGCTCGTTCTGAACATC GCTGGGTTTTGAACGAAGGTAAACCTGGAAAAAATTCAGTGCTAGGCACTTTGGAAATGGAATTGCAACGTGAATAA